The Zalophus californianus isolate mZalCal1 chromosome 6, mZalCal1.pri.v2, whole genome shotgun sequence DNA window TCCCCGGAGCTGGACCAGCAGGCAGCATGGGGCCCGGGTTTGACTTGCTGTGTTAAATCAACAGTCACACCTTCCTGACAAAACTGCTGTGGCTGGAGTTTGACTGGGTCAGCCCGTCACTCTGACTCCGAGTGGGGGTTCCAGCCCTGAGTCCAGTGTCATCATGGGGCAGGCCGATGACCTCCCTTCCACCCAAACAGCCCTTCTGAGATGGCAGCATGCTCTGAGCCCCACGTGCAGGGAAATAAGCCAGCAGGGAGGATTTACTCTCAGAGTGAAATGTTAAGTCCAGGGGTGGAATATCAAGATGAAATCCCCCAACTTCATTAGCAATGATTTTAGATTAGATGTGAAAGAGCATAAACAATTATGTTAACTTTAAGCTGCATTCCAAAGAGGAGATCagggcgcccagctggctcagtcagtagaacctgcgactcttgatcttggggttgtgagttcgagccccatgttggacgtaCGTACCGATtacttaaacaacaaaaataaggcaaaatggaaaaaaaccccagggttttcataaaaacattaaaaatacattaaaagccAACTTTTTACTGCCAtgggcattttattttctaaagtgaCTAGTTTCCCgagccttgctactcaaagtggtGGGACCAGCAGCACGGGCCTCACCCGGAGCTGCTTAGAAATGCAGGTGCCCAGGCCCTGTGCAGACTGACTGAATGGACCCCTGCCTTTCACTGGAGCTCCGGGGGTCCCTGGGCACAGTACGGATGCAGAGACACCGCAccggagccctggttcctttcacATCGACACCGGCAAAGACAAAAAGGCTCCTGGGAGAACggagccccctcctccccatttaAAGACCGAAGTAAAAGTTACCAATGTCGCTAAAACCCAAACAACCTGTAAGAATTTATGGCTTCagttatgttattaaaaaaaaaaagaaaacacatcacTTTTGTGGACAGCTCCAAAAATGACAAGTGCTGTGTGTGTGAGCAATGGgcacttttttaagatttttttttgaaactatttCAGACTGAGCGCATGCATatgagctgggggagtgggagagggagaagcagcttcccactgaggagggagcccgatgcagggctcgatcccaggatcctgacccaggatcgtgacctgagctgaagtcagacgctcaactgactgagccacccaggcgccccagggcaaTGGGCACTCCTGAGGAAGGCCCTTCCCGAGCCAGCCATGGCAGGCTGCACCGGGAAAAGTGCTCCCGGCATGCCCCGGGCACCAGGGCATTTTCTGAAGGCACTGAACAGCCGTGTGGCACTTTCCGAAGGCACTGAAGTGCTGTGTGTTCTGGCCCTCAAAGGGACATCACACCTCACAGCTCGCCAGGCTGACTGCGCAGATGGTGTGCGGGATGGTGGCTGATGGACACCCGTGCAGGAAGAGCAGCCCAGCAGCAGGTCAGAACAGGGACAGGGTCGGCAGTGCTCAGATAACACCAGCAACCAAAGACAAAGGAATGAGAATGTGAACTCTGCCATACCTGATCCTGGTGGTCAAAGAAGGTGTGGACACACGTTCTTGTTCCAACATCCCAAACTTTCACACTTTTGTCAGATGAACTATGTGCAAAAGGGAACATTAGTATCAAAACAGTTTGCATTCTGGTTTTAAGTCCGAAGGAATCAGACCAGAAACTCCACCCTCCTTGACGCACCTACACTCTGCCCACCAGTGTGCACCGTGACCAGCAGGGGCTCCAGGGGGCTCCGGGAGCTGGCCTCCCTGATGGATTTCCCTGGGCACGGAGCGGCCACTTCCCTCAAGTTCTCACCTGCCCAGCCCTCATCCCGGGCTTCCCACCCAGAGTCTCAGACACGTGTGCCTATTTCCGGGTCGGAGGGGGCGCCTATTAAAGTCTCTGTAAAGGCCGCTTCTGAATGAGGAGGCTTCTGGAACTCTGTGCAATGCTAGGAAGCTGGCTGTCCTCAGCCTGAGTGACACTGGGATCTAAAGGCACATCTGCGCACAGCTTTATGTAGTTTAAGTTACTGCTGGAACACAGAGATCCCAGAAGTCACTGCATGTGGAAGCCtagatttataaagaaaaactaaaacttgAACTGTTCCAAAGAATCCACCTTTGTTCCAGCGAAGGACAACTACCtgcataacttaaaaaaaacacaacaacccaCAAAgccaatgaagaaaacaaagtctaTCTGAATAAAAAGGGTCAGACCATCTTCAAATCTTAAGGCAATTCATAAAAGACAACCTTCATCTTCTTAGCACTTAAGAAACTGCTAAGAATCATACGTACCTGGAAACGAAGTGAGTGTCGTCGGGACAAAAGGCAACGTTCAACACCCACGATGCGTGGCCACTCAGCGTGCCGGCCAGATTGGCGTGTTGTCTGAAACGGGAAAGCGTCCAACAAACTGGAGATGAAACGAAGTCTTACAGGAACACGAGCACAAAATGTGTGACGTTCCCCCATGGCAGAGAGTAGGACGCAAGCAAGACGACCCCTAAGATGGGGAAACAGAAGCAGGGGCAAGCCTGCCAGCTCAGGACAGCCGCAGGCTCCAAGCCCACCCGCGCGCCAGCGCCCTTCCCACACGAGGCCGGTGCCTCCTGTCCCGGGAGCCGTCAGTGCTCACTCTCTGTAACAGATGGGGCTTGGACAGACCATTTTTAATCGAACCAAGAACAAGACGGGTCTAATTACGAAAGccatttttactttcaaataagTGAAGTCCAAGCAGCAGAGGCCTGAGGAGAACAATCCCGAGGCCTGATGGAAGTGCGGTGACTCCAGCAGCACAGGGCAGACCGCAGGGGGGTCGGAGGGCATGTGGCCTCAGAGGAACCTGCTCCAGCCTGGGCTCCTCCGCCGCCCTGCCGGGACACCAGTCACCCGCGGTCGGGAGGCAGGTGGAACCACAGCCACGAAGGCCTTGTGCAGGGAGTCGGGCACTGAGGCATCGGCCATGGCTGACTGTGGCTCTGGGACTGACGAGCCAGCACAGCTGGGCAGAGGCTTCCCTCCTGAGCCCTAACAGCCTCATTGGCTCTCGCTCCCCTGCCCTGAAGACAAGCTCCCATTCTCAGTGTCCCTACTCCCCGCGCGGACTCCGGGAAAGCCCGCACAGGCCCACACGAGGGCATGCACACAGACAGTCGGGGCCGGGGCAGGTGGACGCAAACTCGGCGCCCACTCACCGCTGGGGTGTGGACAAGCGTGCCGTGTGCACCCAGGACACCAGAAGGCCACATTCGGAAGCTGTGAACCAGAGGCACACAGACTGCAGTAGAGTCGAAGGGTCAAGGACCCCAATCAATCCCCTTCCAGGGGAGGCTTGAGGGGGGaggcccaggaggaaggggccTGAAGAGAATGACACTCACTCCTACACCTGCGGTCAAAACCACCCATAAAAAGGCTCCTTCATCCGGACCTGCAGCGAGCTGGTGGATAAACTGACAGCCCCCTTGGCAGGACAGAGGAGAGCTTGCTGGATGTCCACGTTTTTGCCATCACTCTGGGCCAGCGACCGCCAGTGGTTCTACCTCCTCCTCCGTACACGACTGACTAACCTGAAGGAACTTAAAATCCGTGAGCCCTACAAGAGACGGAATGACTGCAAACAGGAAGGAAGTACTGATCCTAGCAGGCAGCCCATGACATTCGAAGTTCAAGGATAGGTGTGTGGACGGGGGAGCAATGCCTGGACCCTGCCCACGAGTCCCTGCCAGACCCAGGACTCCTCCAAGCAGCGGGACACAGGAAGGGCACTGGTCCCAGGCGAGAACCCTTGAGTCTGCACGATAACTTACACGTCATAGATCTTGATGTAGCCATCATCTGAAGCAGTGACAAGGAGCTGCGAATCCGGGGAGAAGGTCAGGGAGCGGATGGGCATGGCATGGCCTGAAATTCACAAAGGCCCTTGTTAATCTGGCAAATCAAGGGCTCCCCACTGATGGCGTCCCTGGTAATGACCACTATCACTGATACTTCTGTCAGGGCAGGGAATGACTGCATGGACCTCTCCTCCCAGTGTTCTAGAAACATCTACATAACCCAGGCCCCAGTGTTCTAGAAACATCTACATAACCCAGGAGCCATTTTTCCTCGGTTCCCTTCCCTCACCGGCTGGACCTCAGCACATGTGGCTTGGGAAAAACTCCTCTGCTACAGACATGGACAAACGAAGAAATACACTCTGATCTGTACAGATGAACAGGATACCGTTTCCTACCAAATCCTGTGTTGTAGGGTAAGTGATATAAACTAAGGAGTCAATGTATTCACTTGGTCAGAATTCAAACCAGTAGGAAAAGCAGAGTGGAAgactccctcccacccacaccccgAGGCTGCGGGCGCAGGGGGCAGGCGCAGTGCTGTCATCCACCTTTGACTTCTTGACAAAAAATCGTTTCCTAATCACAAAGTTCCGTAGAGCCAAACAGGACAGAAACGAAACACTCATATGGCTGAGATACATTAACACGTAAAAAGGTAAGCCCAAAATAAGCACTTAGCACTGGTACCAGAAGGAGCACATCCAGGTTATAAATAGACGACAAAACCAAGACTTGGAGGCATTTCAGATTTCTAACTGAGATCACTATTTTGCAAATCTGAAGCTCATCTGTCATTTAGTAGCATTTTAATAAAAGACTGATTTGTCCTTTGTGATCTAATAACCTAGTTTGCACAAACTAAAATGAGCCATACCTTCCAGCGTGTGCAGGAGTTTTCCAGTTGCAATATCAAAAATATTGATGATCCCGTCTATGGCTCCACTGGCCAGATACTTCCCGTCAGGGCTCTGTGCAGAGAACATGCGAAGGACATCTGAGACTCCGTGTGGTTAGGCCGTCCCCACCAAACACATGCGGAGCTCCTGCTCGCTGCAGGCCCCGCCAGCCAGACAGCGGCTGCCCGCCTGGAGCACTGCCACCGGCGGGAAGTGCACATTGCGGAGTTGGGGAGAGAAACGAGAGCAATGTTTCCTTACATATGCAATACTAAGAATGAATTTTCCTCTTGTGTCCAAAGAATATTCCTTTTTCCCGCTTTCCACACCAAAAATGTTCACTTTCCCCACATGAGTTCCTGTGGCCAGATACTGGGAATCAGGAGAAAAGGCCAAAGTCCAGGCATCCactgaacaggaaaaaaaggaaaaaaaatacagtgagaaAAGGTGTGACCctaatttttaaggcttttaaagttttatcaaaagataactttttaaaaattagaaacaatgtcCTGATTCAAAAACCTATGAGTTAAGATGCTAATTCTTTAATTTAGCTTAAGGGCTTcttaaacttttaataaaaataggacaatatcaagtgttaacaaggatgtggagaaaccaaAATCTTCACATactggtgggaacataaaatggtgtagccactctgaaaaatagttaaaagtttcttttcttttaaaattttaatcaccTGGCACTCATCAGGACAgttctccttaatccccatcatccatTGGCCCCATCCCCCATCACCTCCCCTGgtgaccagcagtgtgttctctgtagttgagaatctggtttttggtttgcctgtttctttccccccctttgctcatttgctttgtttcttaaattccacatatcaatgagatcatatgataattgtctttctctgactgacttaactcacttagcataataccctctagttccattcccATCTATGTAAATgctaagtattcatcctttctgatgactgtgtaatatttcattgtatatatggaccacatcttctttatccattcgtctgttgatggacatctgggctctttccatagttaggctattgtggacattgctgctatgaacattggggtgcacatgccctttcggatccctacatttgtatctttggggtaaatatccagtagtgcaattgctggatcgtagggcagctctattttcaacttcttgagcaacctccatactgttttccagagtggttgcaccaacttgcattcccaccaacagtgtaggagggttcccctttctccacatccccgccaacatctgtcacttcctgacttgttaattttagccattctgacgggtgtgaggtggtatctcattgtggtcttgatttggatttccggGATGCCAAGCAatcttgagcattttttcatggtctgttggccatttgtatgccttctttggagaaatgtctgttcatgtcttctgcccatttcttgactggattatctgttctttgggtattttgataagttctttacatattttggatactagccctttatctggtaagaAATTTGCATATATTTCTCCTATTGTGtacgttgtcttttggttttgtcaactgtttcctttgctgcgcaaaggctttttatcttgaggaagtcccaatagttttttgtctttgttccccttgcctttaCAGATGTATCTtataagaagttgctgcagctgaggtcaaagaggtttctgcctgtgttctcctctagattccagtctcacgttgaggtctttcaaccattttgagtctattttttttttttttaagattttatttatttatttatttgacacagagagagagagagagggagagagaacaagcagggggagcggcaggcagagggagaagcaggcttcctgcatgagcaggagcccgatgtggggcccgatcccaggaccctgggatcatgacctgagctgaaggcagcggcttaaccaactgagccacccaggcgcccccattttgagtctatttttgtgtgtggtgttaagaaagtggtccagtttcattcttctgcatgtggctgtcccattttcccagcaccatttgttgaagagactgtctttttttccattttatattctttcctgctttgttaaagattagttgaccatagaggtgagggtccatctctggggtctctattctgttccattgatctgtgtgtctgtttttgtgccagtaccatactgtcctgatgatcacagctttgtaatagagcttgaagtctggaattgtgatgcctccagttttggttttctttttcaacatttctttggctatttggggtcttttctggttccatacaaattttaggatgatttgttctgtgaagaatgctgatagtattttgatagggatggcagtgaaagtgtagattgctctgggcaacatagacattttaataattttgttcttccaatccatgagcatggggtgttgttccatttctttgtgtcatcttcaatttctttcatcagtgttttatagttttcagagtgcagatcctttacctctttggttaggttgaCTTAGAGGTATCTTATTGGTTacggtgcaattgtaagtggggtttgttttcttaacagtttgacagtttcttttttttttttttaaagattttatttatttatttgacagagagagacagtgagagcaggaacacaaacgggggggggggagagggagagggagagggagaagcaggcttcctgctgagcaggagcccaatgcggggctcgatcccaggaacctgggatcatgacccgagccaaaggcagacgctcaaccaactgagccacccaggtgccccaatttaacAGTTTCTTAAGTGAAAACAAACTTACCACAATACCTTGcagttccactcctgggtatctatatacccaggagaaatgaagacgttatgtccacacaaagactagTGCACAGGTGTTCACGGCACTATGATGTTTACACAGTAGAAAACGGGAAAGAATCCAAGTGTCCATAAAGTGGTGGGTGGCCGAACAACAGAAAGGAACTGCTGACATGTCACAGCGTGGACGAGCCGTGGAAACATGATGCTACAGAAAGGAGATACACGACCCCGCCTACACAAACTACGGGGACGGAGAGCAGATCGGTGGCTGCCTGAGGCTGAGGATGGAGCACAGACAGACTCTCCACGGACACAGGGGAGCTTTCTGAGGCACAGAACTGCAGCAGTGACCGCACAGCCCTAGAGACTAAAACTCGCTGAACACTTACAATGGGTTAACTTTACAGTGCAATTACAGAAGTGAAAGCTCACCTCAGCAAAGCTGTAAATAAACGAAGATGTACTACACAAATACTCTCCAGGTAAACTACAATATGACCGAGTATTTACCACAAATTAACGAGGACTGGAAAGAGGCACTGTTGTTTTTGGAACAATCACCTGGTTTCTCAGTTACATTGTACAACTTAGTTCAAGAGCTCTATTCCAGTGTGATTTGTGCATCACAGTGCATCCTCAGCCGGATGGAGGGATCTCCAGGCTCCTATGCGGCCGGGGCAAGTGATGTGCTTGAGATTTCTATCTGGGAACATGCCACTGGTGGTAGTGTGGCATTTATTTTCTGGGCTACTTAGAACCTCTTCAGACGCAATCCCAAAGAGCTCTGGGGGCCTCTGGGGTCAGGGCCTAGAGGCCAGGGAGTCATCCAGTTGCCCACTGCCTGCCTGGCCCTTTGCCCACGGGCACTCCTTACAGGAATGTGCCCCAAGTCTTGCCACCCTGCCCCGACAGGACAGTGCTTGCCAGATCAAAGGGAAAGCAGAGAAAGGCTCCCTCCCAAGTCACTGGCCTCATTCCTGGGAACGGTTCGCAGAGGGCAGGCCCTTCCCAGCCCACTGGACTAAGGAGAGGCCGCCGTGAACTTGACGCATGGCAGACAGTGGGTCCCAGCACAGATGGGCCAGCACCATCTCCCAAggtgttttaaaacaataatctcTTGCAAATTTCAATGCACATATTCAAAAGAGTAATAAATAATTTAGCTCTATCACTTTTCtcctgaaatgttttaaaaaggaaattaacttCAAGAATGCTCAATTAACCGAGAAGATCTGAAAAAGCATTTATAATCAATTTCTCAAACAGCTGCTTTTTAACCTCTCCTTACTAACGACTAGCATTTATTCCAACAGGATTATGTTTTCTTATTCCTATTGTAATTAACTGTTTAAGGAATAATGATTATTAGAAAATCTACTCTGAATTCCTTGCAGTTTAATAAAATAACACtcctaaattattttcatatttccctATTAGATGGTTTACAATACAGGATTTTTCGTGTCAAATATCCTTATGCTCAAAATTCAAGGAATTTTTGTTCCTGCGCTCTAAGACTTGCAGTATTTGCATAAAAGATATTTGCTGTAATCACTAAGCTCCACCCTGTCACTGACAGCAGCCCTTTACTCTAGGGCGTCCTGCCCGTCTGACGGCGTGGATGCTCATCCTGAGCACCTGAGGGCTGGCAAGCGCGGCTGCTGTGCCCACAAGGCCCTCCCCTGTGTCTTCACGGCCTTCCACGTCCTCACTTTCTTCTTCAGGATCAGGGAcgttctctttcccttctccctgttGTTTGTGGTGGTCCACAACCtccatgcatattttcaagaCAGGCACCATGTACGTGTCAGTGTCCCCACACTCATGACCCAAGCAGTGTGACCTTCGGATGGTTCAGCTGCTCTTTAGCTGTCAACAGCAGCACCTGCTTTTACTACCTGAGTAACTGCTGCGTAAGGACCAGATTCCTGTCCGAACAGAAAGTAAATCCAAGCCTCTGACGATTCTCTGTGCCTTCTTTCCCTACGCACTTGCCACACACGGAACCGATGCCGGATGTTTAGGGCACTGTGTGCCAGGGAAGGCAAGCGAAGTGCAGACCGGTCCTCTGCCCTGGAACCAATCCAGTACTCATCTCTTCAACTGCAGCGTGCCCAGGGCCACGAAGCCCTGCAGCGACCTCAGCGTCATGGGTCTGGCGAAGGCTTAAGTGCCCAAGGCAGCAACagatctgcttcttcctcctctccccagctctgtctTCGCAGACTTTGGGGGCTGGTCTGGGGCCCCAAGTCCTCCATGAGCGATGTCAGCAGGTAAGGGTACAGGTCAAGACAATCACCTGGGGAGTCAGTGTCCGGGTAGCTTTTTCCACATATGTAACCCGGTCCACACAACCTGAAAACTGTGCTTCAGTGGCTGCAAAATAGGGTCCAGGCAtgcatattctttaaaaatctccAGTAGTAAGAATCATAGACATGAAGTATTGCTTCCAAGGGGAAATGCACTCAGTTTCTAGACAACCTAGCTTCCCTGCAAACCGTGGGACTATTATTCTTTCCAATATACAGACAGCCTGTAGTGGCTACTGAGCATAACAAGTGGGAGGCAAAATCTGCCTGGGGCTCCAATCAAGGGGATTATGTTCAGGAAACACCTAAGCACCTTCCGTGTCCCCCATCCACGAAGGGTGTGCCACAGAGGCAGGTGGCTCTCTAGGGGTCATCGCCCGTTCCAGCTGATGCTGAGTGCTATGCAGTCACTTGCAAGCAGACCGAAGGCTCCAAGGAAGCCCGAGACGTCGTGCTGCTCGCCCCACATTAATCCAGCCCACTGAAATCATTATTAATTCCTATTACCCGAGATATTTATTAAGGCTAATAGACAAGATTATGCTGTCCtacagtacttaaaaaaaaaatgttactctaGAAGTTTCGTATCTATCAAATGCTGGGAATCAGGTCTTGTAATCATGATTAGCAGAGATTATCATGATACAGATCTAAGAGCACACAGTCCCTTACACTTGAGACCTCTATTAGGCACTGCATGTAACAAATCAGAATATGGCAAACAGAGCAGCTTTGGACCCTCCGAATTCAGGTCCACAACCCCAAACTGGCAATTCTAAAATCTAAAGCCTCTGAAAACTGTGAGTTTTTCAACAGGTTTAGTACCAAAATTTATTTGGCAGTAAAACCTGAACCAAACAGACGTATAAACCCCCATTTAGTTGCTGAGACATTAATGCTTGGAggactgcccccaccccactaaAGGGATTTTAATACGCAGTCCATGCACCCATATTACCCCCTCAGACCCAAACAATTCTGAACTGTAGAACTTCTATCCCTAGAGGTTTGGAAACGGATTGTGAGCGTTTATTATCCTCcctaaaagtaaaaatcttaccGGGTCCTGCATCTATAGACTTTATCTGTTTGCCGTTTTCCAAGTCCCAGAGACGAATATGAGCATCAAGAGAACTG harbors:
- the WDR61 gene encoding WD repeat-containing protein 61, coding for MTNQYSILFKQEQAHDDAIWSVAWGTNKKENSETVVTGSLDDLVKVWKWSDERLDLQWSLEGHQLGVVSVDISHTLPIAASSSLDAHIRLWDLENGKQIKSIDAGPVDAWTLAFSPDSQYLATGTHVGKVNIFGVESGKKEYSLDTRGKFILSIAYSPDGKYLASGAIDGIINIFDIATGKLLHTLEGHAMPIRSLTFSPDSQLLVTASDDGYIKIYDVQHANLAGTLSGHASWVLNVAFCPDDTHFVSSSSDKSVKVWDVGTRTCVHTFFDHQDQVWGVKYNGNGSKIVSVGDDQEIHVYDCPV